TTGTCAGTGACACGTGTCGCGGCCGCATCAAAGGTGGCAAGTTCATCGATGTACTCTCGCCCAAGCTGTCTCACAAACGCAGGTTCCAAGCTAGGCAAATTACTTGGATAGTGATCCTGTTGCGATCTTAAACCGTCAGCCGAACGCTCTGGCCGAACATGAGACAGCTGAAATCGGATCTGACTGATGTGATTCAATTCGCCGGCACCAGCCGCTTCAGGATGGCTACTGATGATCTGCTCAGTTAGCGTTGTTCCCGACCTCGGCATCCCGACAATAAAGATAGGCTTCTGCGTATCATTCCCAAGATAAGAAAGTCGACGAAACGTTTCCGCAGAGAAAAAATCCATTGCCTGATCGACGACGGCCTCCATCGAACGCTCGGCGTCCATGTTTTGACCACGAGCACGACTTTTCGCCTGTTGCCGACGAGCTTTCACTTCGTTGGCTCGCTTGTAGTGCTCCCACGCCTGTGGAAAGTCACCTAGGTCCTCAAAAACCTTCGCCAACGCAAAATTCAGACTGATCTGCCGCTGACCTTCTGGCTTGGCTTGGCGGATCAACTCCTGCAGATTGGCAATGTATTTCCGAACATCAGCGCCCTGACGAAATTTCCGTGCCCTGCAATACCGAAAGTGTGTGTCTGCTCGATTCGGATCAAGCTCAATTGCCATTTCATATTGCTTTAGCGCCGTCGTGATTTCACCAAAGTCGACGTTGGCACTGGCAAGGTGGCTTAGGGTGACGGGTGATTTAGGATCAAGCTCGACTGCCTTTTGATAGGTCTCGCGAGCTTCATCGTGGCGATCCATCATGTGTTGCAAGCGTCCCTGCGCCATCAATATCTTTCTTTCTGGCTCGCGTGCATTGACGACCTTGTAGCACGCTAGTGCTTCCAGACGCAGGCGTTTGGCGGTTCGATAGCGCATTCGCCGCATTAGGTTCCTTGCCCGCTTTTCAAGCAACTTTGCCAATGTCCGGTTCAGGACAGCCGAACGGGCATCGCGGATCAACGCGACACGGCAAACGTGTATCGCATCGCCTAAATTCTTGCGAGCTTTATAGATCCGTACCAATGCGAGCACGGACCTGTATGAGTCGTCATCAAAGAATGCTCCTCGATCGTAATAACGAATCGCTCCATCGATATCGTCGTCCTGTTCTGCTATTTGCCCCAGAAGGTTCCAACAGTCCGATTGGTGTGGGTCCAGCCGGACCGAGTCGCAAAAGTATTTTGCCGCAGACGTAAAATCTCCTTCTGCCAAGCTTGCGTAGCCGGCAATCCGATTGGCAAGGGCACTGGATCCCCAATCATCCAAGCATTCCAGTTGATCAAATATCACAGTGCAGTCATCGCCGGAAAGCAACGAGGCTGCGACTGCACAAACAGCTAGGACTTTACCGTCGAAATCCTGATCGCGATTTTGCTGCAGCTGACGTTTTGATTGCCGGACGATCGCGTCACAGGTTTGTCGCCGCAACGGATCGATCGCATCACAAACACTTTGCAGAACAGATTGCGGAGTGGCAGACTGAATAGTCATGTAACTGCGTGTATCACTCGTCGATTAGAAAAGGATTCAAAAGTTGGATCGGCGTTTTGAATTTCAAGCATGCCTGACTATCAGCGCTCGCCTTTCAATTCGAGAAGCGACCGCGATAGCACCAGACGACTAGGTGTAGTAATCAGGGTTGTAATAGTAGTAATAGTACGTGTAGTAGCTTGGCCCGTATGCGTAGACATCGGAGTAGTCATAGCTATCGCGATATTCGTAGTCATAGGGGTCATAGCCTGTGTTTTCCCCATCGTACTCCGAGTCGTCTTGGTCATCCGAAAGACCGTCAATCGCGAGGGAATAGTCAATTCCTGTAGCGGTCGCTTCACCATCGGCAATGGCAGAAAACTGAAGGATGTACTCCCCTTCCTGCAACCAAGCCATCACCGTGCGAGTTACATCCGCGTTTGCTTTGGCAACCAACTTGACCTCACGGGTATGTGCGTCGTAGATGGTCATGCGAACCGCCTGTGCTTGATCAAGACCAACTGCGGAAAGATCAAAGCGGAACAGTTTTGTTTTTGCTGCTTCCCATCGGATAAAGCGATCGGCATCGGCATCGACCGTTCCACTGGACAATTGATGCATTGTTGATGCGGCGTTGTCGAACTGTGCGACGACGACGTAATTGCCCACATCGACCGACGAACTAGGATCGACACCAATACGAACAAAGTAATCTTCGGAGGCTTGAGGCGATGCGACTTCGACGCTGATGGTACCATCCGCCCGCATGCGTCCAGCCGTCCCAACCGGTTGCCCAGTGGAATCGACGACACGTAATTTCAATAAAGGTGCATCGGTTCCGACAGTTGACAAATGCACGACCAACTTGCCGTCGACATCCGCAGGTGCGGTGATCTTGTAGAAATCAATATCACTGGATGATCCGATGGCGGCTTGAAGCTCATAGCGATTTCCGGCAATCAAATCTGTCGGGTCGATCGAGACGGCGTCACCAACCGTTTCGTTTTGCCCCACTTCCAGATCAGCCAAATCGAATCCGGTGAACAATGCGTCAGCGCCGCTGTTGTAATCACCTGGCAACAGGTCAGATGCCCGGGTTTGTGCGTCCCGATAGTCGACTTCGACGTAATAATCGCCAACGGCATAGATATCGTCGGGGTTC
This is a stretch of genomic DNA from Stieleria sp. JC731. It encodes these proteins:
- a CDS encoding matrixin family metalloprotease, giving the protein MRLEVLEQRRLLTTFGEAWPNERELTISFPADGVAIGHGENEIASLLDPVADRQQWQELLLRAYQTWSIHSGFNVGLRNDFDVRFGTPGLTVGDPRFGEFRIGAFPQTGLVASSVPFQAIAGTNSGDLLLNSNETFTFHDWQDSLPPDPATIEDGDRDVFSLFLHESGNTLGIDDNDMSWSVMFGQYTVPKGVLAEEDIAAIQALYGQRIDPYELVDNGEMQVATLLGTPADFEPNTQVLRARGSLKDGQDVDVFKVVPVSGFDEITFRVRAKGVSLVQSKLEVLDSAGNVLQSHAATSVFDNDNELTLSGMTGTNELYLRVSPLNPDDIYAVGDYYVEVDYRDAQTRASDLLPGDYNSGADALFTGFDLADLEVGQNETVGDAVSIDPTDLIAGNRYELQAAIGSSSDIDFYKITAPADVDGKLVVHLSTVGTDAPLLKLRVVDSTGQPVGTAGRMRADGTISVEVASPQASEDYFVRIGVDPSSSVDVGNYVVVAQFDNAASTMHQLSSGTVDADADRFIRWEAAKTKLFRFDLSAVGLDQAQAVRMTIYDAHTREVKLVAKANADVTRTVMAWLQEGEYILQFSAIADGEATATGIDYSLAIDGLSDDQDDSEYDGENTGYDPYDYEYRDSYDYSDVYAYGPSYYTYYYYYYNPDYYT
- a CDS encoding tetratricopeptide repeat-containing sulfotransferase family protein; this encodes MTIQSATPQSVLQSVCDAIDPLRRQTCDAIVRQSKRQLQQNRDQDFDGKVLAVCAVAASLLSGDDCTVIFDQLECLDDWGSSALANRIAGYASLAEGDFTSAAKYFCDSVRLDPHQSDCWNLLGQIAEQDDDIDGAIRYYDRGAFFDDDSYRSVLALVRIYKARKNLGDAIHVCRVALIRDARSAVLNRTLAKLLEKRARNLMRRMRYRTAKRLRLEALACYKVVNAREPERKILMAQGRLQHMMDRHDEARETYQKAVELDPKSPVTLSHLASANVDFGEITTALKQYEMAIELDPNRADTHFRYCRARKFRQGADVRKYIANLQELIRQAKPEGQRQISLNFALAKVFEDLGDFPQAWEHYKRANEVKARRQQAKSRARGQNMDAERSMEAVVDQAMDFFSAETFRRLSYLGNDTQKPIFIVGMPRSGTTLTEQIISSHPEAAGAGELNHISQIRFQLSHVRPERSADGLRSQQDHYPSNLPSLEPAFVRQLGREYIDELATFDAAATRVTDKMPTNFWHLGLIALLFPNATVVHCQRHPMDVMVSCYCQNLNPPFCDFDQMLDYHRSYRRMMRHWEQVLPIKIYNSSYEALVENPEPMSRQLIQHCGLQWSDACLDFHHNTKAAHTPSKWQVRQPMYQSSVEKWRKFEEQLEAVAERVHLELADESNHGTLGSATAY